From Rhodamnia argentea isolate NSW1041297 chromosome 10, ASM2092103v1, whole genome shotgun sequence, a single genomic window includes:
- the LOC115742011 gene encoding CASP-like protein 5B2 — protein sequence MKEIVGSPGTVSGMALRVGQCACAGASIGFMVSALGFSNYTAFCYLIASMGLQVLWSFGLACLDVYALKRKRDLQNPVLVSLFVVGDWVTATLSLAAACSSAGVIVLYSRDMHFCREQLHLPCSRFQLSVALAFCTWALIAMSSHVMFWILASI from the exons aTGAAGGAGATTGTGGGGAGTCCCGGGACGGTAAGTGGGATGGCGTTGAGGGTGGGGCAATGTGCGTGCGCTGGTGCTTCCATCGGGTTCATGGTCTCTGCTCTTGGGTTTTCGAACTACACTGCTTTCTG CTACTTAATTGCATCGATGGGCCTTCAAGTGTTATGGAGCTTTGGACTTGCCTGCCTTGATGTCTAtgctttgaaaagaaaaagagacctTCAGAATCCTGTCCTTGTGAGCCTGTTTGTCGTTGGTGACTGG GTGACGGCTACATTATCACTTGCAGCTGCATGCTCATCAGCTGGTGTTATTGTTCTATATTCTCGGGACATGCACTTCTGTAGGGAACAGCTGCATCTGCCGTGCAGCAGATTTCAACTTTCGGTGGCGTTGGCATTCTGTACCTGGGCCCTTATTGCCATGTCATCTCATGTTATGTTCTGGATCTTGGCATCAATATAG